The following coding sequences are from one Halorubrum sp. BOL3-1 window:
- a CDS encoding serine hydrolase, whose amino-acid sequence MVDTSRRTFLTGISGLALAGVGSTAGRAAVSPREPRSRTASETASTELSDLESVVEEVLASRLGDATPGATVAVVDGDEIALAKGYGRADVETGRRMHRWDTPTRIGSVLKLVTWTAVMQGVRDGVLELDADVNRYLEDSAVTVPDTYADPVTLRHLGTHTAGFSVVPNPGIVTNSNALTSLETALVDAQPERIRPPGEAVAYSNWGATLAGHIVAEAYDTTFEEYVASNVFEPLGMTHSTFSQPVPADHPGDLAAPHDSSGDEITRADPVYINWRPAGSMSATALDMAAFIQAHLGYGADAILSRETMATMYSEQYGRHPAVNGWRYGFHEHGAPTGSYIGHSGGTVYYTAWLGLLPEHEIGVFVGFNGLANPVDAADEILAECELLPDFTTPDPTTGQASRERAETVAGEYESTASLFEGNWRQVLGLLSRLSVEAADDGGLITTTVSGDSTEWIEVEPYVYHERDGDDILAADVTDGRVTQLYLNSQPTATFLPVTTLDQQEVTLGTVGASVAGSALSLVGWMGAAGWRRLSRYRSDGDGGSTTDEEADRSDSVTEGSQ is encoded by the coding sequence ATGGTCGACACCAGCAGACGAACCTTCCTGACAGGTATCTCCGGACTGGCGCTGGCGGGCGTTGGGTCAACCGCCGGTCGAGCGGCAGTCAGTCCACGCGAGCCGCGCTCACGTACGGCTTCCGAGACGGCGTCCACGGAGCTGAGTGACCTCGAATCGGTCGTCGAGGAGGTTCTGGCGTCGCGTCTCGGTGACGCTACTCCCGGGGCGACGGTCGCGGTCGTCGACGGCGACGAAATCGCACTCGCAAAAGGGTACGGCCGCGCCGACGTCGAAACGGGGCGGCGCATGCATCGATGGGACACGCCCACCCGCATCGGGTCGGTTTTGAAGCTCGTCACGTGGACGGCAGTGATGCAAGGCGTCCGGGACGGTGTCCTCGAATTAGACGCCGACGTCAACAGGTATCTCGAAGACTCGGCCGTCACGGTTCCGGACACGTACGCCGACCCGGTGACGCTTCGGCACCTCGGAACTCATACGGCTGGGTTCAGCGTCGTGCCCAATCCCGGAATCGTCACGAACTCGAACGCGCTCACCAGTCTAGAAACGGCGCTCGTCGACGCTCAGCCCGAACGAATCCGCCCGCCGGGCGAGGCCGTCGCGTACTCCAACTGGGGCGCGACGCTGGCCGGCCACATCGTCGCCGAGGCGTACGACACGACGTTCGAGGAATACGTCGCGTCGAACGTCTTCGAGCCGCTCGGGATGACTCACAGCACGTTCAGCCAGCCCGTTCCAGCCGACCACCCCGGCGATCTGGCTGCCCCACACGATTCGAGTGGCGACGAGATCACTCGGGCAGATCCGGTGTATATCAACTGGCGACCGGCCGGATCGATGAGTGCGACGGCACTCGATATGGCCGCGTTCATACAGGCACATCTCGGGTACGGGGCCGACGCGATACTGTCCCGCGAGACGATGGCGACGATGTACAGCGAACAGTACGGACGTCACCCGGCAGTCAACGGCTGGCGGTACGGGTTCCACGAGCACGGCGCTCCTACCGGATCGTACATCGGCCACTCAGGTGGAACCGTCTACTACACGGCTTGGTTGGGGCTGCTCCCGGAACACGAAATCGGGGTGTTCGTCGGGTTTAACGGCCTCGCGAACCCGGTCGACGCAGCCGACGAGATTCTGGCCGAATGTGAGCTGTTACCCGATTTCACGACGCCCGATCCGACGACCGGCCAAGCGAGTCGCGAGCGCGCAGAGACGGTAGCGGGCGAATACGAGTCTACGGCCAGCCTCTTCGAAGGTAACTGGCGTCAGGTCCTCGGACTGCTCAGCCGGCTGTCCGTCGAAGCGGCCGACGATGGTGGTCTCATCACCACGACCGTGAGCGGCGACTCCACCGAGTGGATCGAAGTCGAGCCGTACGTCTATCACGAGCGCGACGGTGACGACATCTTGGCGGCCGATGTCACGGACGGACGCGTCACGCAGTTGTATCTCAACAGTCAACCGACGGCTACCTTCCTCCCGGTCACGACGCTCGATCAACAGGAGGTCACGCTCGGAACCGTCGGGGCCTCAGTCGCGGGATCCGCTCTTTCGCTCGTCGGTTGGATGGGAGCCGCCGGGTGGCGACGTCTCAGTCGCTACCGCTCCGACGGTGACGGGGGCTCCACGACCGATGAGGAGGCGGATCGGTCGGACTCTGTCACGGAGGGATCGCAATGA
- a CDS encoding TetR family transcriptional regulator, which translates to MAESGWLGHAVRMGCFDYRRSVRAIREDTGRLILMASGVVLPTLLLAGLTALFVPELRGTDPEFSINRVVRGTLTMLWVFGVFMLAQRTTTAHSKPIADTFVLTTVSPRTAVIGGIVAESLRALTYALPVGLLLAIAGTYAFSSPLTLLAVPLVGSLYVASAVTAGRVLGYIAAWLVATVPFVARHKGVLGGTVVMLFFGGYFIFQVPQLPISVSPATLGVIPIGWLADLLAVGTPIGWSSTHATGGVAAVGVAIIGGGWLAERIAASLWFGEPVNVSDTDESTVSTHTRGDQRALTRAISPLSVPVVTGSTRSVAEWSLLRARREPQRLNFLLIPVFGGGSALVNMMLQGSGSLTILGPAVAVLLGWIAGAAFGLNPFGDEGAVLPATLTAVSGRAFVRGLIAPSLLFAPVVAVVTLVSALVGVTDYYRR; encoded by the coding sequence ATGGCTGAGTCCGGCTGGCTCGGGCACGCCGTTCGGATGGGCTGTTTCGACTACCGGCGTTCCGTCCGAGCGATTCGGGAGGATACCGGTCGACTGATCTTGATGGCTAGCGGCGTGGTGCTCCCGACATTACTGCTAGCTGGACTTACAGCCCTGTTCGTTCCGGAACTCCGTGGGACTGATCCCGAGTTTTCAATAAATCGGGTCGTTAGAGGAACGCTCACCATGCTCTGGGTGTTCGGGGTGTTTATGCTCGCACAGCGGACGACGACGGCCCACAGCAAACCGATCGCTGATACGTTCGTGCTGACAACCGTCTCACCTAGAACCGCCGTCATCGGTGGCATCGTCGCCGAGAGCCTGCGAGCACTAACATATGCGCTCCCGGTCGGACTCCTACTCGCCATTGCCGGGACGTACGCATTTAGTTCGCCACTGACCCTGCTGGCAGTCCCACTGGTCGGCAGTCTGTACGTCGCCAGTGCGGTCACGGCCGGTCGGGTGTTGGGATACATCGCCGCATGGCTTGTGGCCACCGTGCCGTTCGTTGCTCGTCACAAAGGCGTGCTAGGCGGGACGGTTGTGATGCTGTTTTTCGGGGGGTATTTCATATTTCAGGTACCACAGCTTCCCATTTCGGTTAGTCCAGCCACACTTGGAGTGATTCCGATCGGGTGGCTCGCCGACCTACTGGCAGTTGGCACACCCATCGGTTGGTCGTCGACACATGCTACCGGGGGAGTGGCCGCGGTTGGCGTAGCGATCATTGGTGGAGGCTGGCTGGCCGAGCGCATTGCCGCCTCGCTCTGGTTCGGCGAGCCGGTCAACGTCTCGGACACCGACGAGAGCACTGTCTCCACCCACACGAGGGGCGATCAGCGAGCGCTCACGCGGGCTATCAGCCCCCTCAGCGTGCCGGTCGTCACCGGCTCCACTCGGTCCGTTGCGGAGTGGTCTCTCTTGCGGGCTCGACGGGAACCCCAGCGATTGAACTTTCTGCTGATCCCGGTGTTCGGTGGCGGCTCAGCATTGGTGAATATGATGCTACAGGGATCCGGTTCGCTCACGATACTGGGACCAGCCGTTGCCGTGTTACTGGGATGGATCGCCGGTGCGGCGTTCGGTCTCAACCCGTTCGGCGATGAGGGGGCCGTCCTGCCGGCGACCCTAACCGCCGTGTCGGGTCGGGCGTTCGTCCGTGGACTCATCGCCCCGAGTCTGTTGTTCGCGCCTGTCGTCGCCGTCGTCACGCTCGTATCGGCACTGGTGGGGGTTACGGACTACTATCGGCGATAG
- a CDS encoding HTH domain-containing protein, whose product MSLPPWVSEQLPEDRRVNTKLTQQHVIETMYQSDRPFFSVQQIQQRLNPDVSKVTVRNRLDDLDERGIIATETLADSLTLYYINHPESEWPLSPEGKQALNRESAETRNPLREFFRHPRVHLIFREELLRSIAWAGLGLFGWAILITSSGQLPATVWTVVGLPILTWVSLTVGMIGIRLITGNDLQVQSREGLHLISISGAVLAGFWAVFLILVLDWAPLLTSGLYLSATITYFVVYKRVIFPRFDAPIEN is encoded by the coding sequence ATGTCTCTCCCTCCATGGGTATCTGAGCAATTACCGGAAGACAGGAGGGTGAATACGAAGCTCACGCAACAGCACGTCATTGAGACGATGTACCAGTCTGATCGGCCATTTTTTTCAGTACAGCAGATTCAACAGCGACTCAATCCGGATGTCTCGAAGGTCACTGTCCGCAATCGGTTGGACGACCTGGACGAACGCGGGATTATCGCAACAGAAACGCTTGCCGACTCACTGACTCTGTATTATATCAACCATCCGGAATCAGAGTGGCCGCTCTCACCAGAAGGAAAGCAAGCACTGAACAGAGAGTCGGCCGAGACAAGGAACCCACTCCGTGAATTCTTCCGACATCCACGAGTCCATCTAATCTTCCGTGAAGAACTCCTACGGAGTATTGCGTGGGCTGGGCTCGGTCTGTTCGGTTGGGCAATACTCATCACCTCATCTGGTCAGTTGCCAGCAACCGTCTGGACGGTTGTCGGACTTCCAATTCTTACGTGGGTATCACTCACAGTTGGAATGATTGGAATTCGACTGATAACTGGGAACGACTTACAAGTCCAGTCCAGAGAGGGACTACATCTTATTTCAATTAGTGGTGCTGTGTTAGCAGGGTTCTGGGCCGTGTTTTTGATTCTTGTTCTCGACTGGGCACCTCTGTTGACAAGCGGGCTGTATCTTTCCGCCACGATTACCTATTTTGTCGTTTACAAACGGGTGATATTCCCCCGGTTTGACGCACCCATCGAGAATTGA
- a CDS encoding IS1595 family transposase has product MIPLDAFGSESVAADLLQQVRWRDGVSCPRCRSDRTVRNGSYGHFQRYLCKDCDRTFNDKTGTIFAHSKIALRKWLFSIYAFLRFNTSIRQLQCEMEVTYKTIHRRVERFAEALDAPSLDLRGPVEIDEFYVSAGLKGRERDRWSRSRGLSRRGRGTFQQDKPPVFILVDRGTEQRYIVPAKSADESTIRLLLADRQQEPLTVYSDGFCAYDPLEEDKKFDREYVVHGDGEYADDTVHVNTCESHASLARRWLSPHRDISKDRLTQYFRAFQLRRELYRKPGREALKHAIKATL; this is encoded by the coding sequence ATGATTCCGCTAGATGCGTTTGGGTCGGAATCGGTCGCAGCGGACCTGTTACAGCAGGTTCGCTGGCGTGACGGCGTTTCCTGTCCTCGCTGCCGTTCTGACCGAACGGTCAGAAACGGCAGCTACGGACACTTTCAGCGGTATCTGTGTAAGGATTGCGACCGCACGTTCAACGATAAGACCGGCACGATCTTCGCTCATTCGAAGATCGCGCTCCGCAAATGGTTGTTCTCGATCTACGCGTTTTTGCGATTTAACACGAGTATCAGGCAGTTACAGTGCGAAATGGAAGTTACCTACAAAACGATCCACAGGCGTGTCGAGCGCTTCGCCGAAGCGCTCGACGCGCCATCACTCGATCTCCGTGGTCCGGTCGAAATTGACGAATTCTACGTCTCTGCCGGCCTGAAAGGCCGCGAGCGCGACCGCTGGTCGCGCTCTCGCGGCCTCTCTCGACGCGGGCGCGGAACATTTCAACAGGACAAGCCGCCGGTGTTTATCCTCGTGGATCGCGGCACCGAGCAGCGGTACATCGTGCCAGCAAAATCCGCAGACGAATCGACGATCCGGCTCCTGCTGGCTGACCGCCAGCAGGAGCCTCTCACGGTCTATTCCGACGGATTTTGCGCGTACGATCCGCTTGAGGAAGACAAGAAATTCGACCGCGAATACGTCGTTCACGGAGACGGAGAGTACGCCGATGACACGGTTCACGTGAACACGTGCGAGAGCCACGCGTCGCTGGCGCGACGGTGGCTCTCGCCGCATCGAGACATCTCAAAAGATCGCCTCACACAGTACTTCAGAGCGTTCCAACTCAGACGAGAACTCTACCGCAAACCTGGACGAGAAGCGCTCAAACATGCCATCAAAGCCACTCTCTGA
- a CDS encoding ABC transporter ATP-binding protein, with protein MTAIDTTDLTKRYENTLAVDDLNLSIPEGVVYGFLGPNGAGKTTTMRMLTGLTRPSSGTASVSGISITDRDALRTHIGYLPEEPPLYEQATAYEQLEYAAGLRDLLEEATRERIDGLLNELDLTADADTRIADYSKGMRQKTAYIQAILHKPDVVFLDEPTSGLDPRAARTLREMITDLADAGTTVFLSTHILPVVEEIADTVGILYDGELVAEGSPADLERRAETGGTRSLEDAFLELTTDEFGGAGESDGEASAADTTNQSVVEENTDG; from the coding sequence ATGACTGCCATCGACACCACCGACCTGACGAAGCGCTACGAAAATACACTCGCCGTCGACGATCTCAACCTCTCGATTCCGGAGGGAGTCGTCTACGGCTTCCTCGGCCCCAACGGCGCGGGGAAAACCACAACGATGCGAATGCTGACCGGGCTCACGCGGCCGAGCAGTGGCACCGCCTCCGTCTCCGGCATCTCGATCACAGATCGGGACGCCCTTCGCACGCACATCGGGTACCTACCCGAGGAACCACCGCTGTACGAACAAGCGACCGCCTACGAACAACTCGAATACGCCGCCGGCCTCCGCGACCTCCTTGAGGAAGCGACACGGGAACGAATTGATGGACTCCTCAACGAACTCGATCTCACGGCAGACGCCGACACACGGATTGCGGACTACTCTAAAGGAATGCGCCAGAAGACCGCCTACATTCAGGCCATCCTCCATAAGCCCGACGTCGTCTTCCTCGACGAACCCACATCCGGACTGGACCCACGCGCTGCGCGGACGCTCCGGGAGATGATTACGGACCTCGCCGACGCGGGGACGACCGTCTTCCTCTCGACGCACATCCTCCCTGTCGTCGAGGAGATTGCCGACACCGTGGGGATCCTCTACGACGGTGAGTTGGTCGCTGAAGGGTCGCCAGCTGACCTCGAACGCCGCGCGGAGACCGGCGGGACGCGCTCGCTGGAAGATGCCTTCCTTGAACTCACGACCGACGAGTTCGGTGGCGCAGGAGAGTCGGACGGTGAGGCCAGCGCCGCCGACACCACTAACCAAAGCGTTGTTGAGGAAAACACCGATGGCTGA
- a CDS encoding type II CAAX endopeptidase family protein has protein sequence MVVREMNSVDSLRRRASHRPIGTFLAVLTIYSGLVFAGLYGTFGSAIPTLGIILYAWAPMITAGVTVWLLGESVRDWLGQLRNLRGGKWYLVGIAIMILGTEAETIVAVLLGGDVTVPYAPIGAYIFKFGITLFLAGALEELGWRGFLQPRLQQRFSALSASIVIGIVWGLWHVPMILTGSGDFTIFWEYMLNVTAMSVILGWLYNNTKGALPVVMVAHASHNMPPIGDAGGDVPAVFDIMAGDAAFYLLCASSIALYAGAQTLTRDGTLPGVPGQLRDYVPGQEGTAD, from the coding sequence ATGGTAGTAAGAGAGATGAATAGCGTTGACAGCCTCAGACGAAGGGCATCTCACCGGCCAATTGGAACCTTTCTAGCTGTACTTACAATCTATTCCGGACTCGTCTTCGCGGGCCTCTACGGGACGTTCGGATCCGCTATTCCGACACTGGGAATAATACTCTATGCGTGGGCTCCGATGATTACTGCGGGAGTGACGGTCTGGTTGCTCGGTGAAAGCGTTCGAGACTGGCTCGGACAACTTCGCAACCTGCGAGGTGGTAAGTGGTATCTCGTCGGTATCGCCATTATGATCCTTGGGACCGAAGCCGAGACGATAGTTGCGGTGCTTCTCGGTGGCGACGTGACGGTTCCGTACGCTCCGATCGGCGCTTACATTTTCAAGTTCGGTATCACGCTGTTTCTGGCTGGTGCATTAGAGGAGTTGGGTTGGCGTGGATTCCTACAGCCCCGTCTTCAGCAGCGATTTAGTGCGCTTTCCGCGAGTATAGTGATTGGCATCGTCTGGGGCCTTTGGCACGTCCCAATGATACTCACTGGAAGCGGCGATTTTACCATATTCTGGGAGTATATGCTGAATGTGACAGCGATGTCAGTCATTCTCGGATGGCTATATAATAACACTAAGGGAGCGTTACCAGTCGTGATGGTCGCCCACGCCTCGCATAATATGCCCCCGATCGGGGACGCTGGTGGAGATGTACCTGCCGTGTTTGACATCATGGCGGGAGACGCCGCATTCTATCTGCTCTGTGCGTCGAGCATTGCGCTGTATGCCGGAGCACAGACGTTGACACGGGATGGAACTCTTCCTGGGGTCCCTGGTCAACTCAGAGATTATGTACCGGGGCAGGAGGGGACTGCTGACTAA
- a CDS encoding type II toxin-antitoxin system HicB family antitoxin: MSTETSTNDDVQSGRTITLTQADDGWWVARDEATGVASQGETRQDTLGNLDEAVALHKRETGDSVDNWEEKKEVLDELGIDPDEVQQARDEHDGLPDFIQ, encoded by the coding sequence ATGAGTACTGAAACGAGTACGAACGACGACGTCCAGAGTGGGCGAACGATTACGCTCACTCAGGCGGACGATGGCTGGTGGGTCGCCCGTGACGAGGCGACTGGTGTCGCAAGTCAGGGTGAGACGCGGCAGGATACCCTCGGCAATCTTGACGAGGCAGTCGCACTTCACAAGAGAGAAACTGGTGACTCGGTCGATAATTGGGAGGAAAAAAAAGAAGTGCTTGACGAGCTCGGTATTGATCCCGATGAAGTACAGCAGGCTCGCGACGAGCACGATGGCCTCCCCGACTTCATACAGTAA
- a CDS encoding IS701 family transposase produces MMPITDFLSCTHVFDGFESLSPAQCHHAKTYATGLVAASNKTVAGIAREVLPAGDKRALNKFLTEYDWDEQQFNHERLNELQKHGETRWSKDGYIILDDTINRKAGDEVPGVGHFYDHAEGDTVWGQDLIYAFYADDKTAYPLTFRLYEKQDEDDSDHDTKYDLAREIITELEDEVGVPADTYLFDSWFAHDSNLVKHIESYGKDWIGPLRSNRQVTYGGEEIRVDALEERIDTVERHVGDETYHIWTKKLPVSQLGDVKLVIAEKETDDEDKENPVKYLATNKIDAPTEHIIRSYGMRWRIETFFEDSKQDLGLGDCEMQTDEGASRHWHLLMAAYSLVRLDFDSRALGTVRSKASSLRANLEHSLKEAVYNLLSWVRDNDDRSVDDLMEEIDHLFVHSTADANVQS; encoded by the coding sequence ATGATGCCGATTACGGACTTCTTGTCGTGTACGCACGTGTTCGACGGGTTTGAGTCGCTGTCACCTGCACAGTGTCATCACGCGAAAACCTACGCCACCGGTCTTGTTGCGGCTAGCAACAAGACCGTGGCAGGTATCGCACGCGAAGTCCTTCCAGCTGGAGACAAACGCGCTCTCAACAAATTTCTCACCGAGTACGACTGGGACGAACAGCAATTCAACCACGAACGCCTCAACGAACTCCAAAAACACGGCGAAACACGCTGGTCGAAGGACGGCTACATTATCCTTGACGACACGATCAACCGGAAAGCCGGGGACGAAGTCCCCGGCGTCGGACACTTCTACGATCACGCCGAAGGTGACACCGTCTGGGGACAAGACCTCATCTACGCCTTCTACGCTGACGACAAAACCGCCTATCCACTCACCTTCCGCCTCTACGAAAAACAGGACGAAGACGACTCAGACCACGACACCAAGTACGATCTCGCCCGTGAGATCATCACCGAACTCGAAGACGAGGTAGGTGTCCCGGCGGACACCTACCTCTTCGACTCGTGGTTCGCACACGATTCTAACCTCGTCAAACACATCGAATCCTACGGCAAAGACTGGATCGGCCCACTCCGGAGCAACCGACAGGTAACCTACGGCGGAGAAGAGATCCGCGTCGATGCGCTTGAAGAGCGCATCGACACCGTTGAGCGTCACGTCGGGGACGAAACCTACCATATCTGGACAAAGAAGCTTCCCGTCTCCCAACTGGGAGACGTGAAGCTAGTCATCGCTGAGAAGGAAACCGACGACGAAGACAAAGAGAATCCGGTTAAGTACCTCGCCACGAACAAAATCGACGCACCGACCGAGCACATTATTCGCTCCTACGGGATGCGCTGGCGTATCGAGACGTTCTTCGAGGACTCGAAACAGGATCTCGGCTTGGGAGACTGCGAGATGCAGACCGACGAAGGTGCCAGTCGCCACTGGCACCTTCTGATGGCTGCCTACAGTCTCGTTCGTCTTGATTTCGATTCGAGAGCCTTGGGGACGGTTCGCTCGAAAGCGTCATCGCTTCGAGCGAACCTCGAACACTCCCTGAAGGAAGCCGTTTACAACCTGCTCTCGTGGGTTCGAGACAACGATGATCGTAGCGTCGATGACCTTATGGAAGAGATCGACCACCTCTTCGTTCACTCAACAGCCGACGCTAACGTTCAAAGCTGA
- a CDS encoding sensor histidine kinase, with protein MFVRIVGAVGVGSAVGILMIGATVARRYDKPGSAWFTGYTTLVGVGLGAVSVGVSTGLVPVTDFQGLVGRYLALVWILPAGLWAVFALRYTGRFVPLTLETSILIGIPLFIFIIQFVLSNASDVPMQVLGLFGITSRYYALTLAIAGAVLVVRATWRYDHTAVWQGIALAVAPAVMWLSWNSIPYIAQIGPTVGGTAYALGSLGAVCGLGLAVFRFDAFKLSPTVGVVSERDLVDETDDLVLIADEEHRIVRANENMRLASDKGDPSAGIVTVEEMLGNDLGGLRAADTVTLSVAGVTAKYDPQVSTVIDQGDRVLGYVVSLRDVTERNLRRERLAVLNRVLRHNLRNQLDVLNAHLETINDDHADRAVETTDRIARMSDHARTIDQLLSETRERVSIDVAELLRDTVATYDSPIDAEVSDSLMITTDPVALKAAVESAVDNAVTHATNVAVVLRPTPNGCEIQINDDGPGIPESELSAPETGTETPLRHGTGLGLWQLTWAARTLGGEVSFNTSDGTTVIITVPDASPPDER; from the coding sequence ATGTTTGTCAGAATAGTCGGGGCCGTGGGTGTCGGGAGCGCAGTGGGAATTCTGATGATCGGCGCGACGGTTGCCCGCCGATACGACAAACCGGGGTCCGCATGGTTCACGGGATACACCACACTGGTCGGTGTCGGTCTCGGAGCGGTCAGCGTCGGTGTCTCCACTGGCCTCGTTCCGGTGACTGACTTTCAGGGTCTCGTTGGTCGGTATCTTGCGCTCGTCTGGATACTCCCCGCCGGCTTGTGGGCGGTGTTCGCACTCCGGTACACCGGACGGTTCGTCCCACTCACGCTCGAAACGAGCATACTCATCGGGATTCCACTCTTCATTTTTATCATACAGTTCGTGCTCTCTAATGCGTCGGACGTGCCGATGCAGGTCCTCGGGTTGTTCGGAATCACCTCCCGTTATTACGCACTGACTCTGGCGATTGCCGGGGCGGTGTTGGTAGTACGAGCGACATGGAGGTATGACCACACTGCGGTATGGCAAGGCATCGCCCTTGCTGTGGCACCGGCGGTGATGTGGTTGTCTTGGAACAGTATTCCGTACATTGCTCAAATCGGTCCCACAGTGGGCGGGACCGCTTACGCACTCGGCTCTTTAGGCGCAGTGTGTGGACTCGGACTCGCGGTCTTCCGGTTCGACGCGTTCAAACTATCCCCGACCGTCGGCGTCGTCAGCGAACGAGATCTCGTCGACGAGACTGATGACTTGGTACTGATCGCAGACGAGGAGCATCGGATCGTGCGGGCGAACGAAAATATGCGGCTCGCTTCCGATAAGGGCGACCCGTCTGCTGGTATCGTTACTGTCGAAGAAATGTTGGGGAACGACTTGGGCGGTCTAAGAGCGGCCGATACGGTCACGCTCAGTGTCGCAGGCGTTACGGCGAAGTACGACCCCCAAGTGTCGACAGTAATCGACCAGGGCGACCGCGTGCTGGGATACGTAGTCAGTCTTCGGGATGTGACCGAGCGAAACCTTCGTAGGGAACGCCTCGCAGTCCTCAACAGGGTTTTACGACATAATCTGCGTAACCAACTTGATGTCCTCAACGCTCATCTCGAAACCATCAACGACGACCACGCGGACAGAGCCGTTGAGACGACAGATCGCATCGCACGCATGAGCGACCACGCGAGAACGATTGACCAACTCCTCTCAGAAACGCGCGAACGCGTCTCTATTGATGTTGCCGAATTGCTTCGTGACACTGTCGCAACCTACGACTCCCCGATTGATGCTGAGGTGAGTGATTCGCTAATGATAACGACCGACCCTGTCGCTCTCAAAGCAGCCGTAGAAAGCGCTGTCGACAATGCGGTAACGCATGCGACCAATGTGGCCGTCGTTCTTCGGCCGACACCGAACGGATGCGAGATCCAAATTAACGATGACGGCCCCGGAATCCCTGAGTCGGAGCTATCTGCACCCGAAACTGGAACCGAAACGCCACTCCGACACGGAACCGGACTGGGACTGTGGCAACTCACTTGGGCTGCCCGCACCCTCGGCGGTGAAGTGTCGTTCAACACCTCAGACGGTACTACTGTCATAATAACAGTCCCCGATGCCAGCCCACCCGACGAACGCTGA
- a CDS encoding IS1595 family transposase gives MHEDRPAFGQRLAELAELGVIEFRAEPLDAIVERRLKTVWEARSCPNCGADSLHALDGSDRIWYGSCDWKTTYTRGTPFYNSELTPGEFLIAFILYADTLLSITQVAGLLSPCYTTLHDQLREFETAFCQGFPTVWERISQTVEGPTQVDETQQVCSGFKGQDPPREGLDRGGSPEGGRTRWTGDQGDELTLVAACRDVLRVVSAQEGSDYEKDLEPVIEEADDLSQPLGEVWTDGLPAYQGMDYDHQYVVHDDEYVSDEGVHTNQVECLWSLLQPWLAKFRGLSKPGLEQAARTYGFLRSLNLTGAPIHGLIDCIAVNVFR, from the coding sequence ATACATGAAGACCGTCCTGCCTTCGGCCAGAGGCTAGCGGAACTTGCGGAACTGGGCGTAATAGAATTTCGGGCCGAGCCGCTCGACGCCATCGTCGAGCGGCGTCTCAAGACTGTCTGGGAAGCACGATCCTGTCCGAACTGCGGTGCTGACAGCCTCCACGCACTCGACGGATCCGACCGTATCTGGTATGGTAGCTGTGACTGGAAAACAACGTACACGCGAGGCACGCCCTTCTACAATTCGGAACTTACCCCCGGTGAGTTCCTCATTGCCTTCATTCTCTACGCCGATACACTGCTCAGCATCACACAGGTCGCTGGTCTCCTCTCACCGTGTTACACGACGCTTCACGACCAACTCAGAGAGTTTGAAACCGCGTTCTGCCAGGGTTTCCCGACTGTCTGGGAGCGCATCTCCCAGACAGTCGAAGGACCAACACAGGTCGATGAGACACAGCAGGTGTGTTCGGGTTTCAAAGGCCAAGACCCGCCACGGGAGGGACTTGACCGCGGCGGGTCGCCTGAGGGTGGACGTACCCGCTGGACAGGGGACCAAGGAGATGAACTGACGCTCGTCGCGGCGTGCCGCGACGTGCTTCGCGTGGTCTCAGCACAGGAAGGTAGCGACTACGAGAAAGATCTTGAGCCAGTAATCGAGGAGGCTGACGACCTCTCCCAGCCACTGGGAGAGGTCTGGACCGATGGTCTTCCCGCCTACCAAGGCATGGACTACGACCACCAGTACGTCGTTCACGACGACGAATATGTCTCCGACGAAGGCGTCCACACGAACCAGGTAGAGTGTCTCTGGTCGCTACTCCAGCCGTGGTTGGCGAAGTTCCGCGGCCTCTCCAAGCCGGGCTTGGAGCAGGCCGCTCGTACCTATGGTTTCCTCCGCTCATTGAACCTTACTGGGGCACCGATCCACGGCCTCATAGATTGTATCGCCGTCAATGTATTCCGCTAG
- a CDS encoding type IV pilin gives MNQQDRAVTPVVSTILMVAIVVILAATVSIFALGFVENINEPAPQVAQTTGEFVIGPSDQAVKVNHIGGNYVEVKNIEIIVRVSGSGVNKKSG, from the coding sequence ATGAATCAGCAGGATCGTGCTGTCACACCTGTTGTTTCGACTATTCTCATGGTCGCAATTGTCGTTATTTTAGCGGCGACAGTCTCTATTTTTGCTCTTGGGTTTGTGGAGAATATTAACGAACCTGCACCGCAAGTGGCTCAAACGACCGGTGAGTTTGTCATCGGGCCGAGCGATCAAGCTGTTAAAGTGAATCATATTGGTGGAAATTATGTGGAAGTTAAAAACATAGAAATTATCGTTCGTGTATCTGGTTCCGGTGTGAATAAAAAGAGCGGTTGA